GGTCCTGGCCAATAGCCACGCCACACGGGTTGGCGTGTTTGATGATGGCGACCGCGACATTCGGAAAATCGGCGACGAGTGACCAGGCGGCCTGGGCATCGAGCAGGTTGTTGTAGGAGAGCTCGAGCCCCTGCCATTGCCTGGCGCCCGCGATCCCACCGCCGCCGGCCGTCCGATAGAGCGCCGCCGATTGATGCGGGTTTTCGCCGTAGCGGAGGTCGCGCAGTTTGTGGCCGCCGAGGGTGAAGTCCTCAGGCAGCGTGGTCTGCGCCTCAGCCCCGCGCAGGTGCTCGCCAATGGCGGCGTCGTATGCGGCCGTGTGGGCAAAGGCCACCGCCGCCAGGTGACGCCGCAGCGACGGCGGAATGCCGCCCGGTCCCTTCAACGCCTCGAGGACCGCCGGGTAATCGCTCGGCCGCACCACCGGAAGCACGTGGTCGTGGTTCTTGGCCGCCGCGCGCAATAGGGTCACGCCGCCAATGTCGATCGACTCGATCGTTTCCGCATGGCCGGCTCCCGATGACACCGTCTCCACGAAGGGGTAGAGATTGACCACCACGAGATCGATCAGCTTCAGCTCGCGGTCGGCCAGCTCCTGCAGGTGGCGCGGCTCGTCGCGGCGCGCCAGGATGCCGGCGTGCACATTGGGGTGCAGCGTCTTCACCCGCCCATCCAGCATCTCGGGGAATCCGGTCAACTCCTGGAGCGCGTGGACGGGGATGCCTGCATCGCGCAGCGCGCGCTCGGTACCGCCGGTGGCATACATCGTCACCCCGAGCCCATCGAGGCCTTGCGCGAATTCAGCCAGGCCGGTCTTATCGGAGACGCTCAGCAGGGCGTTCATACGCGGAGCGGGAGGACCTGGCCGGCGATTCGCTTCACCACCACGGGCAGCAGAATGTGCTCCTCGGCCTGGATCCGCTCGCGGAGGCTCTCGACGGTGTCGTCTGGCCGAACCGCGACTCGGCTTTGGGCGAGAATCGGCCCTTGATCGACGTCGTCCGTC
This genomic interval from Candidatus Dormiibacterota bacterium contains the following:
- the purH gene encoding bifunctional phosphoribosylaminoimidazolecarboxamide formyltransferase/IMP cyclohydrolase, whose product is MNALLSVSDKTGLAEFAQGLDGLGVTMYATGGTERALRDAGIPVHALQELTGFPEMLDGRVKTLHPNVHAGILARRDEPRHLQELADRELKLIDLVVVNLYPFVETVSSGAGHAETIESIDIGGVTLLRAAAKNHDHVLPVVRPSDYPAVLEALKGPGGIPPSLRRHLAAVAFAHTAAYDAAIGEHLRGAEAQTTLPEDFTLGGHKLRDLRYGENPHQSAALYRTAGGGGIAGARQWQGLELSYNNLLDAQAAWSLVADFPNVAVAIIKHANPCGVAIGQDPAEAFDRALNCDRRSAFGGIVAFNRSVDAAAAQALVGSFFEVAVAPSFDEPALKAMTSRPKLRVLQPGAGSAHLELDARPITGGFLVQTADQTGRTLGEARVVTARVPDDATLKDLQFAWTVVKHVRSNAIVLVHEEAAVGIGAGQMSRVEAVELAVHRAGPRAAGSVLASDGFFPYPDGVEVAARAGVRAIVQPGGSVKDSEAIAAADDAGVAMVFTGERHFKH